The following nucleotide sequence is from Aspergillus luchuensis IFO 4308 DNA, chromosome 1, nearly complete sequence.
GCTACGGTCCGCCTTTTCCTACCGCGTCACAGTCGCCAGATTTGGCACGAGCAGCGACAATGCCGTCATCCAGACCCAGCACGTTCCCGCCCCAGGATCGGGAAACATTCGCGTGCTGCTTTTGAACCGGCCCAAGGCACGCAACGCAATCTCCCGCGATCTCCTCGACGGGCTTGCCAGGAATGTAAAATCTATCGCCGCTGAAGGGGGCTCGGGGCCAACGCGTGCCCTGGTTATCGGCAGCAACGTCGACTCGGCTTTCTGCGCGGGCGCAGATCTCAAAGAACGCGCGGGCATGAGCCGGGAAGAGTACGCAATCCTCCAATTCCCGAAGCCACATTTACAAACTACTGACCCTTGCAATTACCGTGACTTAGGACAGCCGAATTTTTATACAACTTGCGAAGCACCTTCCGCAACCTCTCGGAGCTCCCGattcccaccatctccgccGTTTCCTCTATGGCGCTGGGCGGCGGCCTTGAACTCGCTCTGAGCACACATCTCCGCGTCTTCGGCTCCTCGTGTATGGTTGGACTTCCCGAGACAAGATTGGCCATTATccctggagctggaggtaCCTACCGTCTCCCCAGTCTGATTGGCGTGAACCGTGCACGGGACCTGATTCTCACCGGACGGCGAGTATCCGGCCCGGAGTCGTATTTCATCGGCCTTTGTGATCGGTTGGTGGAGGTGCTcccggaagaggaagaaaaggagggtGTGGCGAGGGAGAAGGTCCTCACGGAGAGTATCAAGCTGGCATTGGAGATCTGTGAGGGCGGGCCGATTGCCATCAAGCAGGCCTTGAAGGCTGTGAGTGAGTTCCAACGGGGCGAGGAGGCTGAAAATGAGGCGTACGACGGTGTGATGGGCACCGAAGACCGGTATGAGGCTCTTAGGGCGTTCGCGGAAAAGCGGAAGCCTGTCTTCAGGGGGCGATGAGAGAGAGTCATCTGGAAGAGTTGTGTTGCCCCATTACGTATGTAAGCTGAGAGATGATCAGGGAAGCTTGTGACTCAGGTTGGACAAGTTTGGATGTGAAGGATTCTAGAACTAGTTCGATTGTGAGTCAATGtaatgttgttgttgttgttgttgttgttgttgttgttgttgttgttgttgttgttgttgttgttgttgttgttgttgttgttgttgttgttgcttttggtAAATGTCTGGGTGCCCTGGATGTGAAGAACTGTACTTGTTTTGGTAGTGGTGTCCAGGTACCAGGGACAATGCTACAGGCAAAAGCATGCTTGCCTGTTATGAAGACCTAAGTTTGAAGATCCAGACATTGTCTGAGTTTGGTACATTTCT
It contains:
- a CDS encoding putative mitochondrial methylglutaconyl-CoA hydratase (Auh) (COG:I;~EggNog:ENOG410PJME;~InterPro:IPR001753,IPR029045,IPR014748;~PFAM:PF00378,PF16113;~go_function: GO:0003824 - catalytic activity [Evidence IEA]) codes for the protein MPPRLSIYTPLRSAFSYRVTVARFGTSSDNAVIQTQHVPAPGSGNIRVLLLNRPKARNAISRDLLDGLARNVKSIAAEGGSGPTRALVIGSNVDSAFCAGADLKERAGMSREETAEFLYNLRSTFRNLSELPIPTISAVSSMALGGGLELALSTHLRVFGSSCMVGLPETRLAIIPGAGGTYRLPSLIGVNRARDLILTGRRVSGPESYFIGLCDRLVEVLPEEEEKEGVAREKVLTESIKLALEICEGGPIAIKQALKAVSEFQRGEEAENEAYDGVMGTEDRYEALRAFAEKRKPVFRGR